The region ATCCCACCATTAAACAATAGCATCTACTTAATTTTtcagccatttttttttttcacaacagCTTTATTCATATGGACttcacaataatttttttttaaaaaaaggcagcctggtgcactaagctcccgctacgCTTGGGGTCTGAGAAGGGCTGGACCACAAAGGTCTATTATATGCAGCCTTAGCCTTACTTGCATTTCTGCAGGCTGTTTCCACAGCTTAAACCAACCTCCAGGTCATATGACAGTAACTTTATcagttacgccaaggctcccTTCACAAACTCGGAGACAAATGAAACCCATTTTACAGCATAAAATGAGAAAGGACACCAACCCAATTGGAAAACTTATCCCAACATTACAAACAAGTTTACCTTTCtggaaaaattgttttaaccttCTATAATTTCAAAGAGTAATTGCCTTTACTTAAAACTggaaaaaaacaagaataaaaaacTGGACCATGAAAATTTGAGTTACCTAAAATATGGGTATTCAGATTTCACCGGAGATTTGAAAAAGTGCCCGTGCCGGTGATCCTTATTTTGGGGCGGCGGAAAATCTCAGGTGAGACAGTAAGAAAACTTGGCGAGACAGATTTCCTTTTAATTTATGGAAAAGGACCAAACGTATAACTCTACTCCGTTTTAATAGCTAAAAATATGACCCAAACTAACTTTGGgtcatatttcacaaaaaaatgataaataaatatattcactcttatatttttttaaatctgctTGACATAATTCGATTTCAAATCACTCATATTTTACCCGTTTTGACATATCGCCTGAAATCAATGGTGTTATTTGGGGAGTATTTGTTAACTTGCATAACAGCAGAAACataaataacataaaattaCTATGGATGATATTTTTagttattaaaataaaatagagggaTATTTTAATCCTTACTATGGATGATATTTTTAGTTATTATCTTTTGCAAGTTACATACTTTTAACTATCAACTGCTACACTTACCTAAACTATTGCGTTGGCCTCCGTGCGCCTATTATCAGCTacgaataaatatttttgaatagCTCGGCATACATGTGCTTTAACACAAAAGAAGCCATAGTTTAAATAAGTAGAGAAAATAATAGATATATTAAGATATTAGAATTTGcgaaaaagtgatatttttaTACACACTTTTTTATCAAAAAACTCTTCTTAAAATGAAATGACCAGAAACAAGTAACATTAGGGCCTTTGATATAGGGGGAAGAGGGTGGCTTTATCTcgaggggttcaaaatataaaaaaataaatatacaagatgtaaaagaaaaaaaaactatggctatatatacataaaaataattttaaccttataaatGCCAAgatgtttttttccataaataatCTATGAAATtaatttgaaggatatttttagaagatatatttttcacaaaaagatGCTTTTGTGAAAAGACGTTTTATTTAGAAAGTTATTTTCTGGATTAGTTTTTTTCCAGCTAAAAGTAGGTGGACGGTGCTCGTATAGTATAGTACTCCATGGCTACAATTTAGTATATGCTTAAAAACACACACTCTTTTAAATTATACTAAATTTTTTAGATATTATTACCTTTTGCAAGTTACATACTTTTAACTATCAACTGTTACACATACCGAAACtatcattttctttattaaaaaacaCATTTTGTTTATATTGCGTTGGCCTccgtacaaattattaattacgAATAAATAACTTTAAAGAATAACTCGGCATACGTGTGCTTTAAcacaaaatataacatattttaattaagcaCTAGAACAAGTGATAAAATATATTAAGATATAAAATTTTGGTAAATCTTAAGTGATATTTTAAATGTGTTTTTGACAACTTAGCGATTTAAATTATCTCTGCTCCTTTAATTTTACACATTAGACTCAATAAATCGTAAATCTCTGCTCCAATTGATGCTGATGTGTACAATTAAAGGATGAGATATATTTTATATGGTTAACTTATCTACGTGATGAACAGTTGAGAACACCCgcataaattttttcaaaatacgTTTCTCTTTTCAAGACGTTCTTAAgagaataatatattttgaaatttaagaATAACTACTTTTATAcgttttattttattcttaataagtaattttttaaattcatgCAAATGTTATTATATGTGTGACATTATAAGTTTTTAATAATTATACAAATATTAAAtatgtttaaaaataataaattcaattttttgtatcattaaaaattttccaaataagaGGACCTAGCAAGTAAAATTCATGTGGTTCAATGTTGACTCGGACGTTGGacagaagatgaagaagaaggtggGTATTGGTAACCGATGCTTCCGACATTTAAGATcaaattgttttaaaattttataaaagtaaatccGAAAAAACGTTTGTATAACGcttcctttgtttcaatttatacgACGGAGAATCCATTTGAGGAgtcaaataacttttttttttactacaatCTTCTCAaactcttttcatatgttataaattactccctccgtctcaaattatgtgatataatttgactagatatgaagtttaaaaaaaaacttttgaaacttgtggtctaaagtAAGTCAAATGTATTTGTGGGGTCATAAaatgtaaatcatttcattaaggataaaaaagaaaattttaagttaaattatttctaaatatagaaatgtatcatttttttttagacaaactaaaaagaaatgTATTTGTAGGTCGTAAAATGTAATTATATTTATACTCACTCCGTCTCATAATAAATGTCAAAAGTTTTTcgagttaaattatttttaaacatagaaaattgtttatttttttcaatacaATAATTAAAAGTAACATAATAACGATATTATTGGATTACGATATCAAAAAATGTATCTTTcacaataaagtaaaaataatttatttttattatataggggtaatttggtaaacttcatattgcattattaatttcttaatatgcgtattttttgctaaagtgacacttattatggaacgaaaggagtagtattttttatatagttttcaaatgtataaattttattataaaatattagaaTCTAAGCTTTTTAGTTTAAAATGAATAATAGATCAACTATAAATTTAGAATGAAGAGAatattaatttatgtgatatgatTTGAGAAGACaccaaatttaagaaaaaaaagaagacttttgaaatttgttagCTAAAATAATTCAAAGGCTCATTTCTTTAAAGGTAAAAggaaaagttttaagttaaattatttctaaatatagataTGTATCATTcgattttagaatggaaagaaaaatatatatataaattggaaACGGAGGaattagttattttttttatataatttttaattatataaattttcttataaaatattAGAATCTATGCTTgaaatgtaattaaaaaaaaattacttgacTCTTCAAATAGATCAATCCTCATATAAATTTAGAATGAAGAGaatattaatttatattttaataattatatttttagtatattaatttatttagaagTATACATCAGATAGGGTTGACTCTAAAGGAACGTGAAAAGTaaatagaaaaatgaagaagaaggacgTGGTATTGGTAACCGGTGCTTCCGGTTACCTAGGTGGACGTCTCTGCCACATGTTATTAAACGGCGGTTACCACGTCAAAGCCTTCGTTCGCCGTACAAGCGATCTATCATCTCTACCTCAGCCTACTGACGGCGACGGAACCCTAGAAtttgtgttcggagatgtaacAGATTATCAGTCACTCCTCCAAGCTTGCTCTGGTTGCCACGTCATCTTTCATGTTGCTGCTTTAGTTGAACCTTGGCTTCCAGATCCTTCTAGATTCATCTCCGTGAGCACAATAATACATGTTTTAATTTGAAgagttattttttagttttgaggtataaAAGTATGTTacatttgatatatttattattatatatataacaatacaAGTAGATGATGATAATTCTTAGTATTAATTGATGGTGGAGCCAGTCGCGAGGAAAGTATTTTCTTCGAGGgttaaaatataaaagtaatgcatacaaaagaataaaaagtaaAACGTGTCTAAGGcaggttcaacatctactatatatacataaaaaataattttaaccttgtaaaaataatatttttttccgcCGAGTCGGTTCGAATGAACACCCTCGGctctatgtggctccgccactgggtGGAGCCATATAAGAATAGTCTTATTTAAGGTATTTCTGAGTATTCAAAAAGGGTggaattttagttttttttttttttgggatatttttgaGTATTAATTGATGGTGGTTGAGCCTATAAAAATAGtcttttaatgatattttggagtattaattgttgttgttgttgatatatttttatttttttattttatagtttTGAGTATAATTTGATGGTCGAAAATGTTTATTcgttgaaaatgttttaatttgaaagattatttttcttgatatttttgagTATTAAATGATATTGGAATGATAGGCTATAAGAATAGCTTTTTTTCTGATATTATCGAGTATTAAATGATATTGGAATTATAGTTTTTTTTGTGATATTTTAGTACTCCTAAAGATCGACTATAGTCCCTCCGGTTCATAATAAGTGTCCTTTTGGCCTTTGGAacaccctttaagaaaatactaaatcctagaaggaaaaaaaaatggtattttGACTAACTTATCCTTAATTAAATGGTAATGtaatataatttcttgattACAGAAAAAACTCATTTGTCAACAGGGGTAAATTTGGCAGAAAACAATTACTAAtaaattcttgattatgtaaaagaacacttattttggaccaaaatAAAAAGGCCAAAAGGACTCTTATTATGAATCGGGAGGAGTAATGTTTATTGAAGCAAATGATGAGAAGAAAGGGTTGGAaaatttagtaggcgtttggccgtagaaacaaaaaaaaaaaaaaaattcactttttttggaattttggagttggagttgtgtttggccatagtttttgaaattgtatttttttgttgaaatgtagttgttttggttgtgaaaaaagtcaaaaacttgaaaaacaagtttttcttgtttttcaaattccggaatacaacttcaagttgtatttggaattttcatgaccaaacgctaattccggaaaaaagtgaataattcttatggccaaacgggacCTTAAGAAAATGAGCTAACACTGGAACTAATatcaaagaaaacatttttcatgagAAGAAATTCCAGAGTTCTGCTAAACCAACTATACTCTTTATTGCTACTTTTAGGTATTTATAGCTGATTTAgacttattgatgttattgcTCTGCATTTATAGGTCAATGTTGGAGGCTTGAAGAATGTGTTGAAAGCTTATAAAGAAACAGGAACTATAGAGAAAATTGTGTACACATCATCTTTTTTTGCCTTGGGACCAACTGATGGATATATTGCAGATGAAACTCAGGTATGAAAGCTGATCGAATGTGTTACAgatctaaaataaataaatgtattCCTTCTTTAACAGTGTAAGCTTTAAATGAGACGGTTTACGTATCAGACCAAGCAAAAGTCCTATATTTGAGTCTCATCATCACTTGAAAACTATGATTAGTCCAAGAAAAAGAATTAGGTCCACACGCGACGAAGCAAGctataaatgaaaaaataaataacagaGGTGTTTGACAGTTTGAGCTGTCAGATGAAGTGGTTGACACAATTAAGCACATGCAGTTAATATGTTTAGATGTGCTTTTCTCATAAAGGTTTaactaattattattaaattCAGACTCATTCTGGAAAATTCTTCTGTACGGAGTATGAGAAATCGAAAGCTATTGCTGATAAAGTTGCATTAGATGCTGCGTCTGAAGGAATACCAATAGTGCCTGTTTATCCAGGAGTCATATATGGTCCCGGGAAGGTCACGGCTGGAAATGTCATTGCCCGTATGGTAAATATTTCAACCTTTTTCCTCCCTTTATGGCTGGAAATATTATTGCCCGTTTGCTAAATTGTTTTAATGTTCTGGATTTGGTCGTAGCTACGTTGGCAATGTTCTTGTAGTTGATTAAAAGCTTTTACATGTTCTATCATTTCATGCATAATGACTGTTTTTTCCCAAGACTAAAGCATGTTCAATGATGCCATAATTACCATTCTATAAGAGGTGtggtttttaattaattttgtttcaTCCTTTTCCCTAGAATTAGCAAATAATCATTTGAAATTCTTTTACTACCCTGGTTGTAAGCGAAAGAAGAAAGagacaaaaaatcaaaatagaaaaaagagttGAGGAGAGTAGTAGAAGGTTAGAAGAGATACATCATTAGACTTCTTCATCAAAGTCAGTTCATTAGACTTGTCTGGAGTATGTGTGATGAGAAATTGGAGATGGGTGGAGGAAGAAGACGAAGAGGAGTAGAAGGAAaaacaaaatgtgaaaaaagaaaaagaaaagtaagggAAAGAGTGGAAAGGAGACGGCGTAGGAAAAAGGATCCagtgaagaaaaagatgaagatgAGAAATGAAGCATGAGGTTTGCCAATACAGGTCCAATGGAGAGAGAGGAAATTCAAAATGGGAAGGAGAAGATGAGGAGAAGTGGTAAAACTAAAAAGGAGATAATcaggaattttccattttgccTGTGAATCTCGAATAAATTTCTAACCGAAACTTCCTCAATGTGTAAATTTGAAGGGTATCATCTAACTAAAAAAGGTTAAAACTAAGTTGCCACTATCAAAAAATTGAGGGACTCTGTATCTCACCTTGCCTTTCGGTACATTGCCTGTTCAAACCAGGTAGAGAAAATAGTGCTTCAGTTCAATGCTCATCTTCCAATTGTAGGATTTGGCAATTTTACTAATTATCTTCTGTAACTTTATTTGTCATACATATGAAATTTATGTGGTATTGACTATTGAGTTTaaacatatttctttttcagatAATTGAACGCTTTAATTGGCGTTTACCTGGTTACATTGGCCAAGCAAATGACAGGTTTTCTTTTAGCCATGTTGATGATGTGGTTGATGGACATATTGCAGCTATGAACAAAGGCAAACCAGGTGAAAGGTATCTTCTTACTGGGGAGAATGCGTCATTTAAGGAAGTTTTCGACATAGCTGCTATCATCACTCACACAAAGAGGCCTTCGTTTGGTATTCCCCTACTTATTATTGAAGCTTATGGCTGGTTATCAgttcttttctccaaattaaCAGGAAAGCTTCCTCTAATCAGTCCTCCGGTAAGAAACACATTGATACTAAGTTTTTATTTGTTATACTTGTTTTTTAGGGGAGTATGTCTTAAGTTGTTTGTGAGTTGAGACGATCATCGGAAAAAGAGGGAATTGGTTTTATGCAGTAATGTCACAAGGACAGATATATAAAGGGCTTAGCTttcttttctattcttttttaaGGTTCTTGCAaaattaattcttgaaaatCAAGTTTGAATGGCTGTTTTGTTGCTTGTCTTCACTTCACCTGCTGAAATTGCTGTGGATCTGTTATTCTGACGTGGATGGCTGTGCCTTCGCATTTGGCTCTGAGCGTGACAAATTATTTTCTTAGTATATCTAGTAGACCTTTTTCATTTTGAACCTAGAGTTCGGGATTATTACTTTCAAACGATGTACAGGGCAAAGGTTTGTGCATCTGATTTTTATGTTTGATGACCATTTATGTTGCTTATTTTTGACTGCTTATTTCTTAAACTAAACACTCTAATTCTGGGTTTTGCATTTGCATACTTGGGCAGTACATGTGCCTCTTTGCTTGGTTTTCCTTCTTTAAAAACATTTGGATGTTCTAAAAGATATAGTATTTGCTGCACCAAACAAAAGTAGAAAATAATGTTAGCACATAAGCAGGCCTATTCTTTTCACCCCTGTCCCAAAAACAGATGATGACGTCGAAGGGGTTTTACATGTTCTATGCATTGTGGTTTTGGCTGACCTacgtttcttttctttttcttctcttaaTAACTCATTAGCTTGCATTGGATCTTAATCTTTATACCTCTTTATACATCAACTTGAACAGACTGTTTGCGTGCTTAGACATCAGTGGGCTTACTCCTGTGACAAGGCAAAGGAAGAACTGGATTACCACCCTAGAAGCTTGAAAGAGGGTTTGTCCGAGGTGCTTCCTTGGTTGAAGAGCTTGGGATTGATTAAGTACTGACATGTAACATTATATCGAAAATGTATAGTGTCTCATTACATGTAGATTATCCTTGAGATGAAGTGATTTCTTGGTGCATAACATCCTCATATTTGCGTCATTTCATCTAAACTGCCACAGAACTGAAAGAACATAGACACTCGCACTTCATTTTAGTTGCAGCTAATTTAGAATGAACCTCTTTTTGTTATAAACTTCAGCCGATTTGAGAATTCAGTTCTGCGTCCATGTTATTTTCTGTTCTGCTCTCCTTGCAAGAGTGAACTGCTGGTGCATTCTAAAATTTCATTACTAGGAATAACTGAAGTACTGAAAGCTTGATCATTCGTCGCTACATATCTTTTTATGTACTTATGATTTGAAACTTTCACTGCATATACAGGGACAagtattttactttcttttcttcctttttaggtGTATGTAACAAGGGTAAATTATTTCGAAAGTGGATGAGAGTACTGAAGCCTCCATAAATTAGGGTCAATAGTTAATACTAGGGCTAAACTATACATGCTTAACAGTTGGAAAATTATACTGCATAGATAGATCAgtttttcttttgtatatatactatatgttAAATCCTCTTAacttcttcgtgtgtttacttctGTATGTTTTGTCTACCACTTTCTTACACTAACAGCAGACAAAACATACACTCAAATTTAAATTGCATTGATGCAGCAATATGTTTTATAGCTGGACTGCTAGAAGATAAGATTGTAGTAGTATAAATTGCAAATTAATAAGATAGTTTATGAATCTGCAAAAATGACACTTCTAAAGAGTTGCAATACATCGAAGTGTGGGTGGGATGTTGTAGGATGGGATCTGTTCACTCTTTAATCAGAAGTCTTTTGTTCGAAATTTGGTGACAACACTACTTCTTTAACGTGCCCTATGAGAAATTGGACCAGTCGAGGCATGACTAACGGATACCGGATAGCTGATGATTATAAACCTTGCTACTACTACCGAGGGGGTGCAGTGGCATGTTGTAGAATGGAATCCATTCACCTTTTAATCACACCagaggtctcaagttcgaaCTTTGGTGATGACACTTCTCCATGTGTGCGACATGGTGAGAAATGGGACTAGTCGGGCCATGGCCCGTGGATACCGGATTACCAAATAGTTATACAAATAAACCACCTTGCTAAGTAGCTGTCATGTTACTTCACTTTCCAATTCAAATATTGGGACCAGGTATACTTGTGGCTGCAGAGCTGGAGGGAATTTTTTCCAAACATGAGTTGTCTTGAGTTTATTTGGTTTTATCCTTTAGTGCCAAAGACACaaagtatgtattttctcattgTGTCAACCTCTTAATGTGGAAGTATCAATGAACGGCTGTTTTGTGTTTTTGTCTCACCCTTTTGTCTCACCCTTTTGTCTCTTCGAATTTGGAAAATACCTTTACGGCTTTAATAGCACTAGACAAGTCTTTGATTTGTGCTGCTATCCATCCATTGAAGCTGGGTTTGCCCTGGAACATTGACACATTATATTAACTAAAAATGGGTATTTTTTTATCCCAAAGCTTGTGAATTTTCACAAACTAATAAATTGTTTACACAAAAATCATTTAATTATCCGTGCGTTATGTTAAATTTGTATAGTTACTTCATATTTgagaataattattttaaaaatgagTCAAATTATAAGATAT is a window of Lycium ferocissimum isolate CSIRO_LF1 chromosome 12, AGI_CSIRO_Lferr_CH_V1, whole genome shotgun sequence DNA encoding:
- the LOC132039819 gene encoding uncharacterized protein LOC132039819, whose translation is MKKKDVVLVTGASGYLGGRLCHMLLNGGYHVKAFVRRTSDLSSLPQPTDGDGTLEFVFGDVTDYQSLLQACSGCHVIFHVAALVEPWLPDPSRFISVNVGGLKNVLKAYKETGTIEKIVYTSSFFALGPTDGYIADETQTHSGKFFCTEYEKSKAIADKVALDAASEGIPIVPVYPGVIYGPGKVTAGNVIARMIIERFNWRLPGYIGQANDRFSFSHVDDVVDGHIAAMNKGKPGERYLLTGENASFKEVFDIAAIITHTKRPSFGIPLLIIEAYGWLSVLFSKLTGKLPLISPPTVCVLRHQWAYSCDKAKEELDYHPRSLKEGLSEVLPWLKSLGLIKY